One genomic segment of Bifidobacterium breve DSM 20213 = JCM 1192 includes these proteins:
- a CDS encoding alpha/beta hydrolase family protein — MPQEEQRLTVKAKPWTSLHRLMVSLPIFIMLMGVLVSISNLTTVPWNIEPTGQSMATLTDDTDVTFANPAGEALPSKGTYQVSERYITLNMTSDGNLTQETGVRGKANKNGVQTIKVLIREPQGAAGKRPGVVFMHGAGYGTCDNSFGDVASDMASAGFVTAVLDKPVWNTTDVNRDYMASAKAYDQVIAYLRQLENVDNAKVGIYATSESTWISSYLLQDDPDVAFQILLSPMVFSPRQSLGFFVTQDFTLAGANDGYQSIVQRVFSADTDLFSLTNFDLDTLKPAAYAVPTFVAYGSKDVMTAQVDGVRAILHNAHQANNWDVTVRSYPVANHVLRLGDESEAGTPFADAYVNDLIDWAVGTTAGYTQTSERVAGAGLYQSIGLPGALKARRVGTIYGVIVHVAVVLLLMASTILGLVALGRKIALNAQWRRNRREAKRAGMLLPAKPVVLGFAHGFGGSLLTLTLTTLAAMLIFFAGLGQVIMGVVKLAWGGAPTETPGVMYWSWPVIQVVSVLVVWAWSRVFMRLIEVAWHRGLIQLPPRREAVRNIVTGAEPVLASTRLGRVLFWLVAFTMLNVLLFFAFWGLFVY; from the coding sequence GTGCCACAAGAAGAGCAGCGTCTGACCGTGAAGGCCAAGCCGTGGACCAGCCTCCACCGGCTCATGGTCAGTCTGCCCATCTTCATCATGCTGATGGGCGTGCTGGTCTCTATCTCCAATCTCACTACCGTGCCATGGAATATCGAGCCCACCGGCCAATCCATGGCCACGCTTACCGATGATACGGACGTCACTTTTGCCAATCCGGCCGGCGAAGCATTGCCCAGTAAAGGCACCTATCAGGTCAGTGAACGGTATATCACCCTGAATATGACCAGCGACGGCAACCTGACTCAAGAGACCGGAGTGCGCGGCAAAGCCAACAAGAACGGCGTGCAGACCATCAAAGTGCTTATTCGCGAGCCGCAGGGAGCTGCCGGCAAACGACCGGGTGTGGTGTTCATGCACGGTGCCGGTTACGGCACTTGTGATAACTCATTTGGCGATGTGGCCTCCGACATGGCTTCAGCCGGTTTTGTGACCGCAGTACTCGATAAACCAGTTTGGAACACCACCGACGTCAACCGCGACTACATGGCCTCCGCCAAAGCCTATGATCAGGTGATTGCATATTTGCGGCAGCTTGAGAACGTCGACAATGCCAAGGTCGGCATTTACGCCACGTCCGAATCCACTTGGATATCCTCATACCTGCTGCAGGATGACCCGGATGTCGCTTTCCAGATTCTCTTGAGTCCGATGGTATTCAGCCCACGCCAGTCGTTGGGCTTCTTCGTCACCCAGGACTTTACGCTTGCCGGTGCGAATGATGGCTATCAGTCCATTGTCCAGCGTGTGTTCAGCGCGGACACCGATTTGTTCTCGCTGACGAATTTCGATCTTGATACGCTCAAACCTGCCGCCTACGCCGTTCCCACTTTTGTGGCCTATGGGTCGAAGGATGTGATGACCGCACAGGTCGATGGTGTGCGCGCGATTCTGCACAACGCGCACCAGGCCAACAACTGGGATGTGACCGTACGCAGTTATCCCGTGGCCAACCACGTGCTCCGCTTGGGGGACGAGTCGGAGGCCGGAACTCCATTCGCGGATGCCTATGTGAATGACCTGATCGACTGGGCGGTAGGTACCACGGCAGGCTATACGCAAACCAGTGAACGCGTGGCCGGCGCTGGCCTGTACCAGTCGATTGGGTTGCCGGGAGCGTTGAAAGCCCGTCGGGTGGGAACCATATACGGCGTGATCGTGCATGTCGCCGTTGTGCTGCTGCTTATGGCCTCAACGATATTGGGATTGGTAGCGCTTGGCCGCAAGATCGCGTTGAACGCACAGTGGCGGCGCAATCGGAGGGAGGCAAAGCGGGCTGGCATGCTCCTGCCTGCCAAGCCCGTGGTATTGGGTTTCGCCCATGGTTTCGGCGGATCGTTGCTGACGCTTACCCTTACCACGCTGGCCGCGATGCTGATCTTCTTTGCCGGACTAGGCCAAGTGATTATGGGCGTGGTCAAACTTGCCTGGGGTGGCGCGCCCACGGAAACGCCCGGGGTGATGTATTGGAGCTGGCCGGTGATCCAAGTGGTGTCTGTGCTGGTGGTCTGGGCATGGTCTCGCGTGTTCATGAGGCTTATAGAGGTGGCCTGGCATCGTGGCCTTATCCAGTTGCCGCCCAGGCGCGAGGCGGTTCGTAATATCGTCACCGGTGCCGAACCGGTGCTCGCCTCCACTCGACTTGGCCGCGTACTGTTCTGGCTGGTGGCGTTCACTATGCTGAACGTGTTGCTGTTCTTCGCGTTCTGGGGTCTGTTCGTTTACTGA
- the recO gene encoding DNA repair protein RecO, whose amino-acid sequence MPLYRDEGVVLRTAKLGEADRIITLLTREHGKIRAVAKGVRRTKSRFGARLEPFMRVDLLIAEGRSLDVVSQAESVASYGAAIAADYAAYEAANVIVETIDKLVSTEHEQLPNQYRLLIGALNALAKHAHASQTISESYVMRALALAGWTPRLATCVVCGKPERRYFSIASGGVMCEADHTTDARRIAPLVLSQLDALIRGDWSVLDNAPLERIVQELVEDWGEYYLERPIRSLRLIDS is encoded by the coding sequence ATGCCGCTGTACCGAGATGAAGGCGTGGTGCTGAGAACCGCCAAACTTGGTGAGGCCGACCGCATCATCACCCTGCTGACGCGCGAGCATGGCAAGATTCGAGCCGTGGCCAAAGGCGTACGACGTACTAAATCACGGTTCGGGGCACGCCTTGAACCGTTCATGCGCGTGGATCTGCTTATTGCTGAGGGCCGTTCGCTGGACGTCGTTTCACAGGCTGAATCCGTCGCTTCGTATGGTGCCGCAATAGCTGCCGATTATGCGGCGTACGAGGCTGCCAACGTCATTGTGGAGACCATTGATAAGCTCGTCAGCACCGAGCATGAGCAATTGCCGAACCAGTATCGGCTGCTTATCGGTGCATTGAATGCGCTCGCCAAACATGCTCATGCATCGCAGACCATCAGCGAGTCCTACGTGATGAGGGCCCTGGCGCTGGCCGGCTGGACGCCGCGTCTCGCCACTTGCGTGGTGTGCGGCAAGCCCGAGCGCCGTTACTTCTCCATCGCATCAGGCGGTGTGATGTGCGAGGCCGACCACACCACCGATGCCCGACGTATCGCGCCGCTTGTATTGAGTCAGCTTGATGCCCTGATTCGAGGCGACTGGTCGGTGCTTGATAACGCGCCATTGGAGCGTATTGTGCAAGAGTTGGTTGAAGATTGGGGGGAGTATTACCTCGAACGGCCGATTCGTTCGCTGCGCTTGATAGATTCATGA
- a CDS encoding isoprenyl transferase, with translation MAFENVDYTSLDIPAAPFSDPSRIPDFPKNKVPRHVGVIMDGNGRWAKQRGMIRTNGHQAAEPVVFDTIAGAIEAGVRYLSLYTFSTENWKRSPQEVRFLMGFSREIIHRRVAQMDEWGVRVRWSGRRPKLWKSVIDELEVAMERTKNNKVIDVVFCINYGGRAEIADACAAIAREVRDGRISGDRVTEKMVADHLYNPDIPDCDLVIRTSGEQRTSNFLPWQAAYAELDFVPELFPDCGREVLWRAIDNYIHRDRRFGGVK, from the coding sequence ATGGCTTTTGAGAACGTTGATTACACGTCGTTGGACATCCCCGCAGCTCCGTTCAGCGACCCCTCCCGTATCCCTGATTTCCCCAAAAACAAAGTGCCCCGGCATGTGGGTGTGATTATGGACGGCAATGGCCGTTGGGCCAAGCAGCGCGGCATGATCCGCACCAATGGCCATCAAGCGGCTGAGCCGGTGGTGTTCGACACCATTGCCGGTGCCATAGAGGCCGGTGTGCGCTATCTAAGCCTGTATACGTTCTCCACTGAAAACTGGAAACGATCGCCGCAAGAGGTGCGTTTCCTGATGGGCTTCTCCCGCGAGATTATCCATCGCCGAGTGGCGCAGATGGATGAATGGGGTGTGCGTGTGCGCTGGTCGGGCCGCCGTCCGAAGCTGTGGAAGTCAGTGATTGACGAGCTTGAAGTGGCAATGGAACGCACCAAGAACAACAAGGTCATCGATGTGGTGTTCTGCATCAACTATGGTGGTCGTGCCGAGATTGCCGATGCCTGTGCAGCCATTGCACGAGAGGTGCGTGACGGCCGAATTTCCGGAGACCGCGTCACCGAGAAGATGGTTGCCGATCATCTCTATAATCCGGATATCCCTGATTGCGACTTGGTGATTCGCACTTCCGGCGAGCAGCGTACCTCCAACTTCCTGCCGTGGCAGGCCGCGTACGCCGAGCTGGACTTTGTACCTGAACTGTTCCCCGACTGCGGCCGTGAGGTGCTCTGGCGCGCCATTGATAACTACATTCACCGCGATCGTCGATTTGGCGGCGTGAAGTAA
- a CDS encoding ABC transporter permease has protein sequence MNNLKSWLVRIAPPAITIGLLLVVWEAAVRAGHVSERVLASPTQIIASMVRTWPDLMDAAAITAYEALTGFAIAIVAGVLIGIGLYLSKTLHRAFYPLLVAAQTIPLITVAPLFMIWFGFEPLGKIVIVAVFGVFPIAVQTARGLTAVPQFYEDVALTCGATRAWALWHVKLRVAARQIFGGIRISAAYIFGTAATAEYLGAMNGLGIWLQAAFNSFRTPLIFSATVVVIAETAILLGLISLVEWLLLGNGADADISE, from the coding sequence ATGAACAATCTCAAGTCGTGGTTGGTGCGTATAGCGCCACCGGCCATTACCATCGGTCTTTTGCTGGTGGTGTGGGAGGCGGCCGTACGCGCGGGACATGTCTCGGAACGTGTACTTGCTTCCCCCACCCAGATCATCGCCTCCATGGTGCGCACTTGGCCGGATTTAATGGATGCCGCCGCCATCACCGCATATGAGGCTCTCACTGGATTTGCCATCGCCATCGTAGCGGGCGTGCTCATTGGCATCGGGCTGTACCTATCCAAAACCCTGCACCGTGCGTTCTATCCGCTGCTGGTGGCCGCACAGACCATTCCATTGATTACCGTGGCTCCGTTGTTCATGATTTGGTTCGGATTCGAGCCACTGGGCAAAATCGTTATTGTCGCCGTGTTCGGCGTATTTCCCATCGCCGTGCAGACAGCCCGTGGACTGACCGCCGTGCCGCAATTTTACGAAGACGTGGCACTGACCTGCGGAGCCACACGTGCATGGGCACTCTGGCACGTTAAGCTGCGTGTAGCCGCACGCCAGATCTTTGGCGGCATTCGCATCTCGGCCGCCTACATTTTCGGAACGGCGGCCACCGCCGAATATCTGGGCGCAATGAACGGCCTGGGCATTTGGCTGCAAGCTGCGTTCAATTCGTTCCGCACTCCGCTGATCTTCTCCGCCACTGTAGTGGTGATCGCCGAAACCGCAATACTGCTAGGGCTGATTTCACTGGTCGAATGGCTGCTGCTCGGCAATGGAGCCGACGCGGATATCAGCGAGTAG
- a CDS encoding ABC transporter substrate-binding protein yields MKMRIEVKKGLVRMVAVLGAATLGLSVAACGNANTADSSNSSTPTVSFMLDWTPNTNHIGLYAAQKLGYFKDAGVNVKILPTAQAGAETSVENGVANVGFTTLSNVAAFNSQGSDLKFVFDLTQKPVARWCALASRTDIKTPADLSGKTFVSFGSAEQNAVVREMIKDAGGTGEFKTATAGTNTFETLTSGKGDFGGFYVTWEGVESELNGPALNCFVASDWGVPGNPDQLGFAVKGSWLKDSANADALKKFLSATKKGYDYALSNPDKAADILVAQAKEAQLDSKLTRTSMEEIVKNGYWTTDDAKSLPGTVNFDDAQPYLDFQYKAGTYQDKDGKNPKQAPQAKELATNDYVD; encoded by the coding sequence ATGAAGATGAGGATTGAAGTCAAGAAGGGTCTGGTCAGGATGGTGGCCGTGTTGGGAGCCGCCACGCTCGGACTGTCCGTTGCGGCATGCGGCAACGCCAACACCGCCGATTCCAGCAATTCCAGTACACCCACCGTTTCGTTCATGCTTGATTGGACGCCGAACACGAACCATATCGGCCTGTACGCGGCCCAGAAGCTCGGCTACTTCAAGGACGCAGGAGTCAACGTGAAGATTCTGCCGACCGCTCAGGCCGGCGCGGAAACCAGTGTGGAGAACGGTGTGGCAAACGTCGGTTTCACCACGCTGAGCAATGTGGCCGCATTCAACTCGCAAGGCTCCGATCTGAAATTCGTCTTTGATCTGACGCAAAAGCCCGTGGCCCGCTGGTGCGCATTGGCCTCCCGTACCGACATCAAGACGCCGGCAGACCTGTCCGGCAAAACCTTCGTGAGCTTCGGCTCGGCAGAGCAGAACGCCGTGGTGCGTGAGATGATTAAGGATGCAGGCGGCACCGGCGAATTCAAGACCGCCACCGCCGGCACGAACACCTTCGAGACCCTTACTAGCGGCAAGGGTGACTTCGGCGGCTTCTACGTGACTTGGGAGGGTGTGGAAAGCGAGCTGAACGGCCCGGCGCTCAACTGCTTCGTTGCCTCCGATTGGGGCGTTCCCGGCAACCCGGACCAGCTCGGCTTTGCGGTCAAGGGCTCTTGGCTTAAGGATTCCGCCAACGCCGACGCATTGAAGAAGTTCCTCTCCGCCACCAAGAAGGGCTACGACTACGCCCTGTCCAACCCGGACAAGGCCGCCGATATTCTCGTGGCGCAGGCCAAGGAAGCCCAGCTGGATTCCAAGCTGACCCGTACCTCGATGGAAGAGATCGTCAAGAACGGCTACTGGACCACCGATGATGCCAAGTCGCTGCCCGGCACCGTGAACTTCGATGACGCCCAGCCTTACCTTGACTTCCAGTACAAGGCCGGCACCTACCAGGACAAGGACGGCAAGAACCCCAAGCAGGCTCCGCAGGCCAAGGAACTCGCCACTAACGACTACGTGGACTGA
- a CDS encoding pyridoxal phosphate-dependent aminotransferase, which produces MSVHFSSRVDISDPNPIATAEAAARANGTALGKLNDSNPTRHGLAPALVPNVYTADPRGSYAVREALAAFLNEANADRSQMNASANTASRGVKPEQLYVLSSTSEAYSWLIKLLCDAGDAVLAPKPGYPLIESIARLECVDTVEYQLRFDGSWFIDVAELEQLLDGPSGARIRALVLINPNNPTGSYVKPAERERIVTMCRERGIALIADEVFFDYALEPFAGNARLAGEQGVLTFALDGFSKMLAAPHAKVGWIQVSGPAEDVAQAQRRLDVIADDYLPMSDIIAQRIPALLEAATEQTARVEERVRGNLATLHELLDADPNGLVSVLRAEGGWNVLLRVPSVIDENEMVLKLIAEHGLTGQPGYFFDMTSNGYLAVSLLPEPEVFRQGICAVLATVEALLA; this is translated from the coding sequence ATGAGCGTGCATTTCTCCTCCCGAGTGGATATTTCCGATCCGAATCCGATTGCGACCGCCGAGGCTGCGGCCAGGGCAAACGGTACTGCGCTGGGCAAGCTCAATGATTCCAATCCGACGCGGCATGGACTGGCTCCCGCACTGGTGCCGAACGTATATACGGCCGATCCGCGCGGATCGTACGCGGTTCGTGAAGCTCTGGCTGCATTCCTGAACGAAGCCAATGCGGACCGCTCCCAGATGAACGCATCAGCGAATACCGCCAGCAGGGGCGTGAAGCCGGAGCAATTGTATGTGTTGAGCTCCACATCCGAGGCATACTCATGGCTGATCAAATTGTTATGTGATGCCGGAGATGCAGTGCTGGCCCCCAAGCCGGGATACCCGCTGATCGAGTCGATCGCCCGGCTTGAATGCGTGGATACCGTCGAATACCAGTTGCGGTTCGACGGCTCTTGGTTCATTGACGTGGCCGAGCTGGAGCAATTGCTTGACGGACCGAGCGGCGCTCGTATTCGTGCATTGGTACTGATTAATCCGAATAATCCGACCGGATCCTATGTCAAGCCGGCCGAGCGGGAACGTATCGTGACGATGTGCCGGGAGCGAGGCATCGCCCTTATTGCCGATGAAGTGTTCTTTGATTATGCCCTTGAGCCATTTGCCGGCAACGCGCGTTTGGCCGGAGAGCAGGGTGTGCTTACTTTTGCGCTTGACGGGTTCTCCAAAATGCTGGCGGCGCCTCATGCCAAAGTCGGGTGGATTCAGGTGTCCGGGCCGGCCGAGGATGTTGCGCAAGCCCAGCGCCGACTTGATGTCATAGCCGACGATTACCTGCCGATGAGTGACATCATCGCACAGCGGATTCCGGCGCTGTTGGAGGCCGCGACTGAGCAAACCGCGCGTGTGGAGGAACGAGTGCGCGGCAATCTCGCGACTTTGCACGAGCTGCTGGATGCGGACCCGAATGGGTTGGTCAGCGTGCTGCGAGCCGAGGGCGGCTGGAACGTGCTGCTGCGCGTGCCGTCCGTGATTGACGAGAACGAGATGGTGCTGAAGCTCATCGCCGAGCATGGCTTGACCGGACAGCCTGGATATTTCTTTGATATGACCTCCAACGGCTATTTGGCGGTTTCGCTGCTGCCCGAGCCGGAAGTGTTTAGGCAAGGCATTTGCGCCGTGCTCGCCACTGTGGAGGCGCTGCTGGCATAA